In the Orcinus orca chromosome 19, mOrcOrc1.1, whole genome shotgun sequence genome, AGGTGTAGTTCTGAGATATGCTGAAGTTTAAAGATACTATTATGAATTAAGCACGACAGTTTTCCATTGTTATCATATGAGAAAAAAGTTTGCTTGACAATTAGTTCATACCAGATCAAAATACCTGTATCTCATTTTCTAACATAAAACCTCACAGCATGCACTTGCTATTAAGTTTTTGGAATTCATGTAAGTAAGCTGGGGAAGTCACTTAAAAGACCTGGATTCATCAGACTACTGAGCCGAGTCCAACATTTAACAGCAGTACCTTCTTCCAAAGGTAGAGGTagcctatttttattctttggacTAACTCATTCTAAATTGGAAAACTGCTCAGGTGCTGAAAAAGCAAGGTGGCTTGTTCTTCTTCCCTACACTCTGACTAAATGAAGAGACGGTGAGTGAAGCCTGAATTAGTTGCACATCCAAACCTTTTCAAAAAATTGTTGAAATTGCAGTTAATTTTCTAAATAccaacttaaatatttaaaaatccccCCCAAATGCAACTAGAAATGATCACATCATCAATCACTGTATGTACCTGCTGATGAAGAATATTACTGTAAGGTTTTGGTATTTCCATTAAGTACGGCAACTCAAATGTCTACTCATTTGGGGATTATCTAAGGTTTGGTTAATATGTGATAATAAACAATTGCCAATATGACACACATTTAAATTGGAGATCATTTATCACCCAATGAGTTATACCTGCTTTAGAAAATAACGATGCTATTGCTCAAGTTTCTGACATACCTGTAAATTGTGGACATAAATTCtgcttatatataataaaaactctaaaaCTTCAACGAGAAAACAAACCTTTGtaaccttgggttaggcaaagatctCTCACAtatgaaaccaaaaaaattatctataaaaGAACAAGCTaataaactgaacttcatcaaaatggaAACTGCTCTTCAAAAGCCATGGCTGACATGACAAGCCATAgagtgggaggaaatatttgcaaatcatacgcctgataaaagacttgtatcaGGACTATAAATGAtaactaaataagtaaaaataaacagccccataaaaatgagtaaaagatgTGGAGACGctttaccaaagaagacatacagatggcaaataacggcatgaaaagatgcttaatgttAAAAGTTATTAAGGGAAACGCAttaataaaaccacaatgagataccactaagCACCTACTGaagtggctaaaattaaaaagactggccCTACTAAGTGTGCGAGGATGTGGAGGAGCTGGAGCTCTCACACCGCCAGCGCGAGTGTAAAAACGTACCGCCACTTCCGAAAaaagtggcagtttcttaaaaagttaaacattcacctatcatatgacccagccactccactcgcaggtatttactcaagagaaatgaaagcgtGTGTCCACACAAAGACGTACGTGTACATGAGTGCTCAGCAGCTTTATCTGTAATAGCCAAAGACTGGAATGTCCatcaatgggatactactcagcaatagaaaTGAACTGTtgacacacgctacaacatggatgaatctcaacaTAATAACACTGAAGGaagtcattaaaaagaaagagcatatactgtataattccatttacataaacttctaaaaatgcaaactaatctatattgatggaaagcagatcagtggttgcctggagacACGAGGTGGATGCAGAGGAGGGACATGAAGGAGGAATTAGCAAGGGACATGGAAGCTGctgggggtgatggatatgttcactctgactgtggtgatggtctCCCAGGTGCACACGTGTCAAAAGGTAACACACTGTGCACCTTAAGTATGTACTCTTTTTATATGGCAACTATCTCTCAATACATGagttaagtaataaaatatacagGTCTTACAtaagacacattttaaaataactcaaaGTTTTAGTGGATATGCATTAGAAGGCatcatacaataaaaataaatagaaaactattCATTAGTCCTTCTGACCAGTAGCTTAAATCAATTCCaccataattaaaatggaaattcctGATTTTTAAGCACGCATGTTCCACACACTAGTACAACAAAATCTGTCTGATCAGATTTTTATTCTCATCACTTTTTTCAGCTTAAGAAACTTGAATTCAGAGAAATTACCCAAGCTCACAAGAACCTAAACATTCACCCTTAATTCTAGCATAATTTATAGTCTTTAAAAGTACCttctagggctttcctggtggcacagtggttgagaatctgcctgctaatgcaggggacacgggttcgagccctggtctgggaggatcccacatgccgcggagcaactaggcccgtgagccacaattactgagcctgcgcgtctggagcctgtgctccgcaacaagagaggccacgacagtgaggcccgcgcaccgcgatgaagagtgacccccgcttgccacaactagagaaagccctcgcacagaaatgacgagccaacacagccataaataaataaataaataaacaaataaataaaatttgaaaaaaaagaaaaaaggcaaaattccttaaaaaaaaaaagtaccttctAATAGTTTTTAAGTGCATGTTGAGATGTCTGAATTGAAATTCTTCCTTAAAATGGTTATAAATGTgtttatcattaatattttagatttataaaatatacactatGAATTCAAAATGTgcttatatttcataatttttctttaatctccCAATGAACATATTCCCAGAATGTCTGTCTGTCCTAATTTTACAAAGGGAAGAGTAAGGTAATCAGAAGCAATGTGTTCCCTCAATTCAAGGGTCTCTACTTTGTTGATATAAGAAGGCCAAGTTCAATCTTTCCTCTGTGACAAAATAAAGAGCCCTGCACCAGGAAATGAGAGGgctcttccttatttatttagttaCTGGCCTCAGTCACAATTCTGAGACTCTTTTCATCCACCTGTAAAACTGGTGACAGTACCATATATCCCCCGTATCTTACAAAGCATTCCAAGGTCCAAATAAGCTGATCTTTCAAAAACTGTAAGAGCTAAACATATGTAAACCATTGTGAATAAACACACCTTTTACATAATTTGCGATGGCTTCTTTTGTGTCCCTCTCCGGGTCAATAGTGATGAAAAGTGGAGTTAAATCTGGCAGAGTTGGAATACTATCTGAAAGAAAGTTCTCATTAATCAGTATTCAcattttaagggaaaagaaaaacagcaattaCAGCAGCGTGTAGGAAGTGCTACAGCAAGGTGTTAAGGCAACACAGAGGGACATCTAACACggatggggaaggggatgggacAGCCTCCAGGAAaggcagatatatatatatctgtggtGCAATCAGATAGATAGCCTATCAAATATCTGCACCCCTGCACACATGCTGTTACTCAGAATCACATCACGTGGATATCCTGTCTCCTAATCCAATGCAATGTTTGTAGGAttcccccgccccacccaccaTTTCTCAAGGGCAAAGAAACTATTGATAAGGACTGAATATCCTGGAACAATTCATTTTAAGAAGGATATACATCACAGACCATACCACAGATTTCCTAGTCTAACCATCAGTCACCAGGGAAAAAGCAATGGCAGTGTCAGTGATGAAAGGctacaaaaagaaagggacacaaAGCAGAGTTAAGGGAGACCCAGACCACACCATTTTTAAGCAACCTAACATTTAGCATCAAAACAAGCTTCCTTTGGTAAAGAATAAGGTCATGGGAATCACAGCCAGTAACAAGCCTAACACTGAGATTTTATGTTCTCACAAACTGAATAATTACAACCCTCCACCTAACAGTAATacaagaatgtgaaaaaaaaaaaaaaaaagaatgtgaaaagcATAGTAACATTAGGGACATCAAGTAAACACATACTTTTTTATAGCAAGAGATGGCTTTCTTACCTATTTCATCCACAACTTGAatcattttttctagttcttctgGACAGATATCAGGGCAATGAGTGAAACCAAAATAAATCAATACCCATTGACCCAGGTAGTCCTTATCAGTTTTAGGCTCGCCAGTATGAGTTGTGAGGGAAAATGGGCCCCCAAGTAAAGGCTTTCCGATGCTTCGCTGCCGCTCCTTCTCCAGCTCTTaaacacacacgaacacacaccgaaggggaaaaaaaaagtcaatctaaCCACAGGTACTCAAATGCCTGATCTATGGTTCATTCTATACTACTGACTGAGGGCACAAAATATGGAAGAAATAGCCTCAGTTTTCAAGAagcttaaaaaatcttttaagagaaataagcataaaacaataaaatcaaataaaatgctaTTGTATATAGTAAGgactataagaaaagaaagtggtaaaactattttcttcctcctccagaaCAATTCAGTCCTTAGCCATCAGGTGTGGCCACGatgggggtgagggcagggcagagcagaATGTCTGAGCCCAAGTGGGCGAGGTGGGTGGCCTGGCAGTGGGTGTCTGAGCCTGAATGTGCTGAGGAGGGCAGCTGTGTGAGGAGAGGACAGCAGCGATGGGAGCTCAGTTACACACAGGGGCGtgaccaaataagtaaatacattaaaGAGCTATGGACGAAAAAGGAGTTAGATCGATGGAAGGAGAGAAAACTAGAATGAATGCTGAAGTATTGGAAAGAAATGGGAGGTACAATACAAACTTACAGTTTcaatatatatagatacagaaataAGTATAGATGTAAATTAGCACATCTCTctcctagctctgtccactgaaaggACCCGGGGGGGCGGATACACCCCAATAGCAATGAGCTCATATCCTGACTTCTAATATCCTCCACTAAAAGGAAATGAGGCTTTTTAGAGAAACGGCTGATACCAGGACTGGGGCAGAGAAAGTACACGAACCTAGAACATCCTTTTGTGTCAGAATTAAGGAAGAACCCAAAGCACATAGGAGGCATgtcaaaaggaaacagaagcctgTGTCGAAGGGGCTCCCACTGACCAATCTGGGACGATGTGAGCGTCAAACCAAAGAGAATGATGGATTACAACTCACTGGCTTGCTAGGAAATCATGAAtcacactgatataaataaatgaattgagaGTTTGATGGGGAACAGaatatttacatgtataaatatataatatttacatgtGTAAATGTACATCACAAAATACACATTAATTACATTTCCAGTAGAGAAGCCTGACAGACACCACCTTAAACAAGTGATCAAACTGAACTTAAATCAGTAATGGGacaaactgaaatcatatgaCACCTGACTAAATGCAATGAGAACACAGCGTCCTGaatctaaccatgagaaaacatcagacaaacccaaacgaagggacagtctacaaaataactggcctgtaaTCTTCCAAGCTGTCAAGGTCATGAGAGTCCGGTAAAGGTTGAAAAACTGTTACAAACTGAAGGAGACCAAAGAAAAAACTAGGTATGAGGTGTGGCTCTGAACTGGATCTTTCTGCTATAAAAGGAGGGCatcagttgggacttccctggcagtccagtggttaagactctgtgcttgtACTgtggggggcatgggttcaatccctggttggggaactaagatcctgcatgccacaaggcacagccaaaaaaattaaaaataagtaaaataaaggagGGCATCAGTTGCACAGCTTGAATGAGGTCTGAAGATTGAACGGTGTTAACATATTgatgttaattttctgattttgatggcTGCATTGTGGTTATGttggagaatgtccttgtttgtaGAAAATACACAATAAAGTATTGGGAGATGGTGAAGCATCATGTCAGCAAATACTCTCAAACAACTtaggcatactttttttttttttcaaagaagatgttgggggtaggagtttattaattaattgattaattatttggctgtgctgggtcttcgtttctgcgcgagggttttctctagttgtagcaagcgggcgccactcttcatcgtggtgcgcgggcctctcactatggtggcctctcttgttgcggagcacaggctccagatgcgcaggctcagtagttgtggctcacgggcctagttgtgcCGCGACATGttagatcttcccagaccagggctcgaacccgtgtcccctgcattagcaggcagattctcaaccactaagccaccagggaagccccaaggcacACTTTTAATACTGTTTCATAATACaagtttttataaaacaaaattattaactGAAGGTGAAATTCCAAACTAAAGTCATAAGAAGCTTGGCTTTTTCTACAATTGTCTCTACCATTACTTTCCTAGTTTGTCAGGTCTGTTTCATTTTGAAATTGAAGGAACTTAACtgcttattaaaatatgaaaatcatatCAATAAAACACTGCTTGCTACACAAAAGAAATATACCTGTATATCAATATGGATCTTATATTCCTAAAGTTCTAAAGCCTATGAATTTTCACTCCCAGCTGTAAACATTATCCTTTGTATAATGTCATCAAAAGAGACTCTCTAAAGAATCAAAACAGAGTAAGTGATACTTTAAAGGTTTACTGGAAACTTctaaaacaaatcttaaaagtccTGAAATATTCACTAAAATAtaaagttcttgtaaacagtttCTAAACACTGAGTGTTAGTCCAGAGCCGTTCCTTGCCGTGAAATTCCCTCTGGCCTGGCAGAACCTCATCTAGTGAATCCTTCACTTCTGTGTCTGTTTCACTGTCATGGGCACCTCAGTGGCTGGACTGCACCTTAGTCATCTTTGCACCCTCTGGACTTCTTACTATCTACATCCAGATCTGTCCACAATAAGTCTTTTCACATGGTTAGACAGTGGTGCCCTGAACACATAAGACAGTGGAAAAACAGGTGAAACCAAATAAGGTTTGTAGGTTAGGGAACAGTACTGTATGAACTTTAATTTCTCACTTTTGATAAATTAGCCATAGTTATACAAGatattaacattaggggaagAAAGGTGAAAGATACATGGAAACTGTCATTTTTACAActcttctgtaaacctaaaattatttctagataaaaagcataaaaacaacaatgacaaaaagatGACAGTCCACAGCCAGGAAGGATTTTATTCAGCGCTGACCAGATGATATCTACTtactctctgtcttttctttcttgaagtaCTTCATCCCAGCCAGTAAAACTCCTCCAATAGCAAATGTGATGGCTAAGGACTTCCAGGAAACAGGCTACTGGGGCagagatttcaaaaataaaaatactaaaaagatgaaaacatttaaTCACACTAAACTTATTACAGTATTTTTGAAGATACCTACACACAGGCCTCGATCTTGTTAAACGGACAGCATGTTTCACGTTACTTTGGGATGAGAAAATACTGAAAGTTTCTGGGGATGCAGTTGCATCTGGGCTCCTAACACAATTACAAAGGCACTTCTTTCCAAGGGAAGGTTCCCTAAGTCGATTTCTTTTCACGTGGAAAAAAAGACCCAAGGCTCAAGCACCATGATTGTTACCATGTGTGACCCAGATCCCAACTGCTGATTTAAAAACCAGTTAATCACCTGCTTGTGCTGATATTGagaatacatagaaataaaccaaataaatttAGGAGGTTAACCTAACTCTGGCTTCCAAAAGTAACAAAGCCAAAGTAGAAGACAGCTAAAAGTGGAACGTCTTGCAAACTGCATCAttatttctttgtactttttccaAGTCCCAAGATAAAATAACTCATTAACCTTCCCCCAGCTCCGAAGACCACTTCTCTTGCCTATCACTAGAGCCTAATGGCTCTTAAGTTCTTTTGGGGTCAGAACTAGAACCCGggagaaaccaaagaaaaaaggCATATCCAGCACGCCACTACGACCCACATGTGCTCAATTTCAGCATATACACACCAGACCTCCGAAGGGAGAGCCaagtgataaataataaaaatgctctGACGCGCTTCAATCTTGGGAAACTTAAGGTTGAGACCCAGCCCCCACGCTTAGAACACCTGAAACTTATTTTCTTGGCGCAAAAGCTAACTAAAATCCAAGCCCGGGTATCTAACCACGTGGAGAGGGTGTCGGTTCTGAGGTTCTCTTTACCGCTGAGGGTCCGTGCAAACCGGAGGAAAATGCGGGATGAGATTCTGTGACCCAGGGAGGTCAACCGGCGGAGTGGAGGACAACTTGAGGCCGAGTGGTTTCTGAGGTTATGACCAAGTGGGATAGGAAGGGCGCGCAGGGTTGACTGGCGAGCAAAGGCAGGGCTCCAGGTGTGCACTCACCCGGGGCTGCGAGGGGCGCGTGGGGTCTCCGCCGCCCTTCGGCTCCGGTCCTGACGACCCGGGCGGGGGCTGCCTCGCCGTGCTGAGGAGCCGGCACCGCAGGCAGCTGCCAACGAGCCCCGAGGCCCGCCACGCCTCCTCTGGCGGCGCGCGGAGCCGCCCCAGCATGACCTTCGCGGTCCCCTCCCCGGGGCCCCAAACCCCGAGGCCGCGAGGCAAGAGAAACCAAAGTTTGCTACTCGGAAGCCGCATTATCCGGCCGGGCGCGCGCAACAAACCCGCCATGAGCTCGACAGACCGCGCCTCCTTTGCCCCGCCCCTCGACTTCCGGCACCGTTTCCGCTTCCTCCGAAAGTGAGGGAGAGCCGCTCTTTCCTCTGCGCTCGATGGTGACGCGGTCGGCTAGCCGGTAGTCTGGGAGCCCTTCGCTGCGGAGTCGGCGCGCGGTAGGTGGTTCCTCGCGGCTggaggcggggcggggtgggccgGGCTGGGCTAGGCCTACGCGGGCGGGCGGCAGGGCCCTCGGGAGCTGGCAGGGCCCGGAGGAGCGGGCCGCACCGGGGATCGGGCTGCGCGGCGGGAGCTGGGCCGGGAGGCCTGAGTGGAGCTCAGGGGCCCGGGGCTTCGGCGACCGcagcctctcctcccccaccgGGTGCCCCCAGCCTCGGAAAAGAGAAAACGGCGTCCGGAGACGGCCGGGACCGGGCAGTCTCCGTCCTCAGCCTGGAGGCCGGTCCTTGACCGCTTTACACCCCTAACGTAGAAGCGGACCCATTGCGCTTGAAATAATGtgcgactttttttttttttttttttttgcggtacgcgggcctctaactgttgtggcctctcccgttgcggagcacaggctccggacgcgcaggctcagcggccatggctcacgggcccagccgctccgcggcatgtggcatcttccccgaccagggcacgaacccgcgttccctgcatcggcaggcggactctcaaccactgcgccaccagggaagccttgtgcgACTTTTTAAACACATTTGCTGATTAGGATATTTGAGCGGTTAGGGTGACAAGGACTAGTCAAGTATGACTGAACTGCCTCGGATTTATATTCGCAGGGTATAAGGAACCTGAATAGAAATACCGGCACTGTACGGAGTGGTGTCTCTCCTGCGTCATGTCCCAGCCCATGACTTGGGCTCCCTGGGCCCTAGGATTTCTACAAGCCTGTATTTACACAAGCCCCCTGTTAACGAGGCGGAGAGCGTTcgtaggttgttttttcattcctTGCGAAAGTTTAACTCGCGTTCATTCTGTCTTGCCTTTGTTTTTGTCTCGGCATCTGCAGTCTTAATCTCTCTCCTCCCCGCCTCCGTGCAAAATACAAaacaaggaggggaaaaaaaagccttctAACGTTCTTAACTTTGGATCCCACTCTCGCGGGGCCTTTTTCAGGGCGTCCGCTGAGCAGAAGCATCCGATGCCTGGTGATGGTGGACCCGGGGCGGGGTATTTTTTTATGAACTGGCATCATCAGCCAGTGTTCTCCTCCGCTCGCCCACCAGGAGGTTTGTAGTACTCTGTAATTACCTGTGTTTCTTGATTCCTGAATTGAGCTGGACTTCTCTGGAATATCGGCTCAAAGTAAATGTTCAGCACTTCAAATCATTTTTAATCAAACTGATTTTTCTGTCTTGAACTTGCCCATGCTTCAGATcttctcccccgcccccaccttatttctctgtgtttgtttctccaGGGAGAAGGTAGTCCTCAAATTGACAAAAAGACACAAAAGTACCCTGCTTATTCAGGCAGTGTGTGTAAAATTATTGTTCACCTCTTTGCTCAGTTGTAGGTTAATTGATCAGACAGCCGTCAGATACATTAAAATTGaactcaagattttttttcagctggtctgttaatttttattttccagagtGATTCTTTCAATAGCTGGACCCTTTATTTGTTTACCAAAGCATTTTTATACAACTTCttcatattaaatttataatgttaaataaaatactagCTTCTAAAACAGTTCCTGGCTGAAAGTAGGTGTTTTATAGCTGTACATTGGATGAATTGCTAACACCTCTGAGCCTGACTTCATGCACCTGTAAAACTTTAGTGTTAAAAGATACCTAAAACACTGTCTAGTGTAAACCTGTCACTTGTGAGAGGAAAATCAGAATGGTGTTGGTATTGCTAAGAGAGCTCACTGAAATGGAGTCGGGAGGCCCTTGAGGATGTGTGACTTAGGCATGTCTCAGCCTGGATGGAATCTGACCTTTGACCATTTATTGTCCTAATGAAGTCATCCAGAACATGTGCTGGAAACTCACGATACCCAGCGGACCCCTAGCCTGGAATAATTCGTGATTCCttaaagacaaatatttcttgacttGTGTCAGAGTCAATCACGGTTCTCAACAGGCAGCTAACTCTGTGGCTTTTCGTATTTATGAgcccctgactctttctcttccccagaacACTCTCAGTTTTACCtgaatctgtgtctcccaaaTTGCAGTTCTTAAGACCccaaataaattcatttcttaCTTGTAGCCTCCTGCATTGTGTTTTTTTTGACACACTTTTATTACTTCTCTTAAACCACCAAGATCACAAacgagttttttttctttttttttcccaatttagaTACTTTCCTTGAACGAGACAGGATGTAGATATTATCATCTGATATTTGTTCTATCAACAGTGACAAGGCTGATCAAATTTTGTGCTTGACATAACCTTAGGCTGTTTGACTAGGACAGCTAGGCCTAACTTCCCGGCCCTGTAGTTCACTTGCTTCATCTCAGGTGCAGATCTCCGCCCTCGCCCTGCGTGTCTAGCCACAAACATTTCCTGCCTCACCTTGCCTGTTATTGCTGTATCTAGCACAGTGAATTTCAAggctcccccccccccacttctttTTCCACAGCTACCTAGCCCACGTGGGTCTATGTATAAAAACTtggctcacgggcttccctggtggcgcagtggttgagggtccgcctgctgatgcaggggacgtgggttcgtgccccggtccgggaagatcccacatgccgcggagtggctgggcctgtgagccatggctgctgagcctgcgtgtccggagcctgtgctccgcaacaggagaggccacaacagtgagaggcccacgtaccgcaaaaaaaaataataataataattttcttaaCACGTATAGAGTGCTTTATGATTTACAAAGTAGACCACTGTGCATTAGAACTCAGTTGAATCTCACAAGTGATGAGGGTTATTTTGCTCTAAGAAACTGGAACTGCAATCAGTTCTAGGTTTTCAGCTTCACAGCTTCCAGCAGTTCATCATAATACCTCTTAACTAAAACTTAGATAACTTAGCGTATGT is a window encoding:
- the LOC101271993 gene encoding protein SCO1 homolog, mitochondrial isoform X1 → MAGLLRAPGRIMRLPSSKLWFLLPRGLGVWGPGEGTAKVMLGRLRAPPEEAWRASGLVGSCLRCRLLSTARQPPPGSSGPEPKGGGDPTRPSQPRPVSWKSLAITFAIGGVLLAGMKYFKKEKTEKLEKERQRSIGKPLLGGPFSLTTHTGEPKTDKDYLGQWVLIYFGFTHCPDICPEELEKMIQVVDEIDSIPTLPDLTPLFITIDPERDTKEAIANYVKEFSPKLIGLTGTKEEIDQVARAFRVYYSPGPKDEDEDYIVDHTIIMYLIGPDGEFLDYFGQNKKNAEIAGLVAAHMREHRKKS
- the LOC101271993 gene encoding protein SCO1 homolog, mitochondrial isoform X2, with amino-acid sequence MAGLLRAPGRIMRLPSSKLWFLLPRGLGVWGPGEGTAKVMLGRLRAPPEEAWRASGLVGSCLRCRLLSTARQPPPGSSGPEPKGGGDPTRPSQPRPVSWKSLAITFAIGGVLLAGMKYFKKEKTEKLEKERQRSIGKPLLGGPFSLTTHTGEPKTDKDYLGQWVLIYFGFTHCPDICPEELEKMIQVVDEIDSIPTLPDLTPLFITIDPERDTKEAIANYVKEFSPKLIGLTGTKEEIDQVARAFRVYYSPGPKDEDEDYIVDHTIIMYLIGPDGVLVERLRSLGMVMWNWGPHGQ